One stretch of Rhodospirillaceae bacterium DNA includes these proteins:
- the hutH gene encoding histidine ammonia-lyase — protein sequence MATTFTLNPGQLSLADLRRVSRDGDQVSVDPRAFPAIDASAATVQAILDQHKTAYGINTGFGSLAHTRIPDDQVTELQRRLVLSHAAGTGPLLGDDIVRLIMILKINGLARGYSGIRREVIQALVTLLNAEIYPLIPSKGSVGASGDLAPLAHLSQALLGVGAVRHRGDVMSAVDGLARAGLKPLTLAAKEGLALLNGTQVSTALAVAGLFAAEDVFLAALGGGAMTTDATLGSDTPFDPRIHAIRGQLGQIEVAAALKALMDGSPLRASHVDCDRVQDPYSLRCQPQVMGAILDTLRHAAGVIGREVNAVSDNPLVFAAEGDILSGGNFHAEPIAIAADCIAIAVSEIGALSERRIAMLTDSRMSNLPAFLVPEPGLNSGFMIAHVTAAALASENKCLAHPASVDSLPTSANQEDHVSMATHGARRLLDMTDNTAGIVAIEILCAAQGIDLRRPVETSQPLRRVMETLRAKVAFWDIDREMAPDIAAAKELVSSPLFREISPLRVVG from the coding sequence ATGGCGACGACCTTCACCCTCAATCCCGGCCAATTGTCCCTGGCCGACCTGCGGCGTGTGTCGCGCGATGGCGACCAAGTGTCGGTTGATCCCAGGGCCTTTCCGGCGATCGATGCTTCGGCCGCCACGGTCCAGGCGATCCTGGACCAGCACAAGACAGCTTACGGCATCAACACCGGCTTCGGGTCCCTTGCCCACACCCGCATCCCCGACGACCAGGTGACGGAACTGCAGCGGCGGCTGGTGCTGTCGCATGCCGCCGGCACCGGTCCATTGCTCGGCGACGACATCGTTCGGCTGATCATGATCCTGAAAATCAACGGCCTTGCCCGCGGCTATTCCGGGATCCGGCGCGAAGTCATCCAGGCCTTGGTAACGCTGCTGAATGCTGAAATCTATCCGCTTATCCCGTCCAAAGGATCGGTCGGTGCTTCCGGCGACCTTGCGCCCCTCGCCCATCTCTCCCAGGCGCTGCTCGGTGTCGGCGCAGTGCGCCATCGCGGCGACGTGATGAGTGCCGTCGATGGGCTGGCACGCGCCGGCTTGAAGCCGCTGACCTTGGCCGCCAAGGAAGGTCTTGCCCTGCTGAACGGAACCCAGGTTTCCACGGCGCTTGCCGTGGCCGGTCTCTTTGCGGCGGAGGATGTATTCCTGGCGGCGCTCGGCGGCGGTGCCATGACCACCGATGCGACGCTCGGCAGCGACACGCCGTTCGACCCGCGCATCCATGCCATCCGCGGCCAGTTGGGCCAGATCGAGGTCGCCGCGGCCTTGAAAGCCCTGATGGACGGCAGCCCCCTGCGTGCCAGCCATGTCGATTGCGACCGCGTGCAGGATCCCTATTCCCTACGCTGTCAGCCGCAGGTCATGGGTGCCATACTCGACACCTTGCGCCATGCCGCCGGTGTCATCGGCCGCGAGGTAAATGCCGTCAGCGATAACCCGCTGGTCTTCGCCGCGGAGGGCGACATTCTCTCAGGCGGCAACTTCCACGCTGAGCCCATTGCCATCGCCGCCGATTGCATCGCCATCGCCGTCTCGGAAATCGGCGCCCTCTCGGAACGCCGCATCGCCATGCTGACCGATTCCCGCATGAGCAATCTGCCGGCCTTCCTGGTACCGGAGCCGGGGCTCAATTCGGGCTTCATGATCGCCCATGTGACGGCGGCGGCGCTGGCCTCGGAAAACAAGTGCCTCGCCCATCCGGCGAGCGTCGATTCATTGCCCACATCGGCCAATCAGGAAGACCATGTCAGCATGGCGACCCATGGTGCGCGCCGCCTCCTCGATATGACCGACAACACCGCGGGCATCGTGGCGATCGAGATTCTGTGCGCGGCGCAGGGCATCGATCTCAGGCGCCCGGTTGAAACCAGCCAGCCTTTGCGTCGGGTGATGGAGACCCTGCGGGCGAAGGTCGCCTTCTGGGATATCGACCGCGAGATGGCCCCTGACATCGCCGCTGCCAAGGAACTGGTCAGCAGTCCGCTGTTCCGCGAAATCTCGCCGCTGCGCGTGGTGGGGTAA
- a CDS encoding PAS domain-containing protein, with amino-acid sequence MIRAASIADLGSEPLLRLEAYWLAMRGARAMPSRADIDPADIKDLLPQIIMARIEHGPLRVKYSIVGTACARSAGFDYTGRYLDELLFQSESDTDWLKIYD; translated from the coding sequence ATGATCCGCGCTGCCAGCATTGCCGATCTGGGATCGGAGCCGCTGTTGAGACTGGAAGCCTATTGGCTGGCCATGCGCGGCGCCCGCGCCATGCCGTCGCGGGCTGATATCGACCCCGCCGACATCAAGGACCTTTTGCCGCAGATCATCATGGCGCGGATCGAGCATGGGCCGCTGCGCGTCAAATACAGCATCGTGGGCACCGCCTGCGCGCGCAGCGCCGGCTTCGATTATACCGGTCGTTATCTCGACGAGCTGCTTTTCCAGTCCGAGTCTGACACCGATTGGCTGAAGATCTATGACTAG
- a CDS encoding TMEM165/GDT1 family protein, producing MQAFLVSTGLVALAEIGDKTQLLALVLASRFRRPWAIIAGILVATLANHALAGAIGRWATAFLDDYIQPDWIRWSLAAGFVAMAAWTLIPDKLDEDDKPQRRRAAGAFVTTLVAFFLVEIGDKTQVATVALAARYPDLVAVVAGTTLGMMLANAPVVLLGHKFADRLPINGVRYTASACFLLLGIYLAMGSGPITG from the coding sequence ATGCAAGCCTTCCTGGTTTCGACGGGTCTCGTCGCCCTGGCGGAAATCGGCGACAAGACCCAGCTTCTGGCACTGGTGCTGGCGTCGCGCTTCCGGCGCCCCTGGGCGATCATTGCCGGCATCCTGGTGGCGACCCTCGCCAACCATGCCCTGGCCGGTGCCATCGGCCGCTGGGCCACCGCTTTCCTTGACGACTATATCCAGCCCGACTGGATTCGCTGGAGCCTCGCGGCCGGCTTTGTCGCCATGGCAGCCTGGACCTTGATTCCGGACAAGCTCGACGAGGACGACAAGCCGCAGCGGAGGCGCGCCGCGGGCGCCTTCGTCACGACGCTGGTCGCGTTCTTCCTGGTCGAGATCGGCGACAAGACCCAGGTCGCGACCGTGGCGCTCGCCGCCCGCTATCCCGATCTCGTCGCGGTCGTTGCCGGCACGACCCTGGGCATGATGCTGGCCAACGCACCGGTGGTGTTGCTCGGGCATAAATTCGCCGATCGCCTGCCCATCAACGGCGTGCGTTACACGGCCTCGGCCTGCTTCCTGCTGCTCGGTATCTATCTTGCCATGGGGTCGGGGCCGATCACCGGCTGA
- a CDS encoding PAS domain-containing protein, with product MSEVSRPYPRTTNVAEMQARATPQTRAFFAYWDSKRQGRVMPGRRDLDPIEMKAWLPGIQLIDVFENPRRMVYRLVGQVEVEMRGFSHAGAEVAEAFFAVSKEEALRNYNLVIDSQVMVYDWARYATSGGFQASQETIFLPLSDDGHQVNMVITYTVVCDR from the coding sequence ATGAGTGAGGTATCACGCCCTTACCCGCGGACCACCAACGTCGCGGAAATGCAGGCGCGCGCAACGCCGCAGACCAGGGCCTTCTTTGCCTATTGGGATTCCAAGCGGCAAGGGCGCGTGATGCCGGGGCGGCGCGACCTTGATCCCATCGAGATGAAGGCATGGCTGCCTGGCATCCAGCTCATTGACGTCTTCGAAAATCCGCGCCGTATGGTCTATCGCCTGGTGGGACAGGTCGAGGTCGAGATGCGTGGGTTCAGCCACGCTGGTGCCGAGGTCGCGGAAGCATTCTTTGCCGTCAGTAAGGAAGAGGCCCTGCGCAACTACAACCTCGTCATCGACAGCCAAGTGATGGTCTATGACTGGGCGCGCTATGCGACGAGTGGTGGCTTTCAAGCCTCGCAGGAAACGATCTTCCTGCCCTTGTCCGATGACGGGCACCAGGTCAACATGGTCATCACCTACACGGTCGTGTGCGATCGATAA
- a CDS encoding DsbA family protein → MARIVDFYYAIGSRYCYLAQSQVQRLEAIGQVAVRWRPLLSEDLMRARGLTPFKDQAVSVQYMPEYRSEDAARWAAFYNIPYREPSWKAIDWRRVNMAAVVAARVGDVAAYSRRLFDATFGAGATLLTDHDLARLAGEAGLDGARLVSLIDDKETQALHRRTIDAAVEAGAFGVPTFVVDGEVFWGNDRLILLQHHLAKDAA, encoded by the coding sequence ATGGCGCGCATTGTCGACTTCTACTATGCAATCGGCAGCCGCTATTGCTATCTGGCGCAAAGCCAGGTGCAGCGGCTGGAGGCGATCGGGCAGGTGGCCGTTCGCTGGCGGCCGCTGCTCTCCGAGGATCTGATGCGGGCGCGTGGCTTGACGCCGTTCAAGGATCAGGCGGTCTCGGTGCAGTACATGCCGGAGTACCGTTCCGAAGATGCGGCGCGCTGGGCGGCCTTCTACAACATTCCCTATCGCGAGCCGAGCTGGAAGGCGATCGACTGGCGGCGCGTCAACATGGCGGCGGTGGTGGCGGCCCGTGTCGGCGATGTCGCGGCCTATTCGCGGCGCCTGTTCGATGCGACCTTCGGCGCTGGCGCAACGCTCCTCACCGATCATGATCTGGCCCGCCTGGCCGGTGAAGCAGGTCTTGACGGCGCACGGCTGGTGTCGCTGATCGATGACAAGGAAACGCAGGCCCTGCATCGCCGCACGATCGATGCCGCGGTTGAGGCTGGCGCTTTTGGCGTGCCGACCTTTGTGGTCGATGGCGAGGTGTTCTGGGGAAATGATCGGTTGATCCTGCTGCAGCATCATCTGGCCAAGGATGCCGCTTGA
- a CDS encoding fumarylacetoacetate hydrolase family protein, with protein sequence MNRSAIDKAAGILWQARLSQGRLSALPADCKPATLGDGYAVQDAMAARAGSPIFGWKIAATSAAGQKHISVTEPLAGRLFADFVLRDGASLPAGPLQMRVVEAEFAFRMGRDLGPRAAPYEMDEVCAAVADLHLAIEIPDARFEPFDNIGPAQIAADDAFAAWFVLGPKVEGWVKVDLPHQPVRVWKNGKVAAEGTGANALGDPRLALTWLANERSKRGGGLKAGEIITTGTCIKPLTIAPGDAIVAEFTRLGQVSVTLS encoded by the coding sequence ATGAATAGATCGGCGATTGACAAAGCCGCCGGCATTCTCTGGCAGGCGCGGCTGTCGCAGGGGCGCTTGTCCGCGCTGCCGGCCGATTGCAAGCCGGCGACGCTGGGCGATGGTTATGCCGTGCAGGACGCGATGGCGGCACGCGCTGGGTCGCCGATCTTCGGGTGGAAGATCGCGGCCACCAGTGCCGCGGGTCAGAAGCATATCAGCGTCACCGAGCCATTAGCAGGAAGGCTGTTTGCCGATTTTGTTTTGCGCGATGGCGCCAGCCTGCCGGCAGGGCCGCTGCAGATGCGCGTGGTCGAGGCGGAGTTTGCCTTCCGCATGGGTCGCGATCTTGGTCCTCGTGCGGCGCCTTATGAGATGGACGAGGTTTGCGCGGCCGTTGCTGACCTTCATCTCGCGATCGAGATTCCCGATGCGCGGTTCGAGCCCTTCGACAATATCGGCCCGGCGCAGATCGCCGCCGATGATGCCTTCGCCGCCTGGTTCGTGCTGGGACCCAAGGTCGAAGGCTGGGTGAAGGTCGATCTTCCCCATCAGCCGGTGCGCGTTTGGAAGAACGGGAAGGTCGCCGCGGAAGGTACGGGCGCCAACGCGCTCGGTGATCCGCGCCTGGCGCTGACCTGGCTGGCCAATGAGCGGTCAAAGCGCGGTGGCGGCCTCAAGGCTGGCGAGATCATCACCACCGGCACCTGCATCAAGCCGCTGACGATCGCACCGGGCGATGCGATCGTGGCGGAATTCACGAGGCTTGGCCAGGTTTCGGTAACGCTTTCCTGA
- a CDS encoding DNA polymerase Y family protein encodes MKMDGEKRRFLSLFLPHWPTDRWWRRHRQQQNPASSAPPVEAPLLLVRSSGNLRLVHAADDVALARGLFPGQRLADALACVPEARVEPADPAGDLGNLHQLAQWATRFSPHTTPDAPDGLVIDITGCAHLWQGEDRLMADALTRLARQGFQARGAIAGTIGAAWASARFGGDHAIIPPGSISTALGRLPVRALRLDDVTAAGLERLGLRRIGDLYPLPRAALTKRFGARLLERLDQALGYAAESLSPLAPLPDHRVSLVFAEPISAPESIARATDILLTRLLGELATQELGVRRLGLIAHRLDEAAPGLIIGTARPSRDLKHLLRLLTEKLDSIDPGPGIERMSLSALVSERMTATQVDLERRNPAVTAADIAPLVDRLTNRLGSGSLTVPRAIASHVPERAVTFVPPLQKKQPPNDWNVALPPRPIRLLSPPEPIEAIAPVPDDPPLSFRWRHVQHRVAKAEGPERIRPEWWQAGDDGKDTRDYYRVEIEDGRRFWLYRSGLYAQDTARPPRWFLHGIFA; translated from the coding sequence ATGAAGATGGATGGCGAGAAGCGACGTTTCCTCAGCCTGTTTCTGCCGCACTGGCCGACCGACCGCTGGTGGCGCCGGCACCGTCAGCAGCAGAACCCGGCATCAAGCGCGCCGCCGGTTGAGGCGCCGCTGTTGCTGGTGCGGAGCAGCGGCAATCTGCGCCTGGTGCATGCGGCCGATGATGTGGCGCTGGCGCGCGGGCTGTTTCCCGGCCAGCGTCTGGCCGATGCCTTGGCCTGTGTGCCGGAGGCGCGGGTGGAACCGGCCGATCCCGCGGGCGATCTCGGCAATCTCCATCAACTGGCGCAATGGGCGACGCGCTTCTCGCCGCACACAACGCCGGATGCGCCCGATGGCCTCGTTATCGACATCACCGGCTGCGCGCATCTGTGGCAGGGCGAGGACCGGCTGATGGCCGATGCGCTCACGCGCCTTGCCCGCCAGGGCTTCCAGGCGCGCGGCGCCATTGCGGGGACGATCGGCGCTGCCTGGGCCAGCGCCAGGTTCGGCGGCGACCACGCCATCATTCCGCCCGGCAGCATTTCAACGGCCCTGGGTCGCCTGCCCGTGCGTGCCTTGCGCCTTGATGATGTGACAGCGGCCGGGCTCGAGCGGCTGGGCCTGCGGCGCATCGGCGATCTTTATCCGCTGCCGCGCGCCGCTCTCACCAAACGCTTCGGTGCGCGGTTGCTGGAGCGGCTGGATCAGGCCTTGGGCTATGCCGCGGAGAGTCTCTCGCCCTTGGCGCCGCTGCCCGATCACCGCGTCAGCCTGGTCTTCGCCGAGCCGATCTCGGCACCGGAATCGATCGCGCGGGCGACCGACATTTTGCTCACGCGCCTGCTCGGCGAATTGGCGACACAGGAGTTGGGCGTCCGCCGTCTCGGCCTCATTGCCCATCGCCTCGATGAAGCGGCTCCCGGCCTCATCATCGGCACCGCCCGCCCCAGCCGCGACCTGAAGCATCTGCTGCGTCTGTTGACGGAGAAATTGGATAGCATCGATCCCGGCCCCGGCATCGAGCGCATGAGCTTGAGCGCCCTGGTCTCCGAAAGAATGACGGCGACGCAGGTCGATCTCGAGCGGCGCAATCCCGCCGTCACCGCGGCTGACATTGCACCCCTGGTCGACCGGCTCACCAACCGGCTTGGGTCGGGCAGCCTCACCGTGCCCCGCGCCATCGCCAGCCATGTGCCGGAGCGCGCGGTCACCTTCGTGCCGCCGCTGCAGAAGAAGCAGCCGCCCAATGATTGGAACGTGGCGCTGCCGCCACGACCGATCCGCCTCCTCTCGCCGCCCGAACCGATCGAGGCGATTGCCCCCGTGCCCGATGATCCGCCGCTGTCCTTCCGTTGGCGCCATGTGCAGCACCGCGTCGCCAAGGCGGAAGGACCGGAGCGCATCCGGCCGGAATGGTGGCAGGCAGGTGATGACGGGAAGGACACGCGCGATTATTACCGCGTCGAGATCGAGGACGGCCGCCGCTTCTGGCTCTATCGCAGCGGCCTTTATGCGCAGGATACGGCACGGCCGCCGCGCTGGTTCCTGCACGGCATCTTTGCGTGA
- a CDS encoding error-prone DNA polymerase, giving the protein MRGSKIIPLPIAPREPRAVAEDAGYVELSTMTNYCFLEAASHAWELAVSAKALGMNALGIADRNSLAGIVRAHVACRKFDLRLVVGCRLSFRDAPDILAYPLDRAAYGRLCELLTLGRRRAPKGQCHLDYADFVAAKEGFLAIVVPPATTPHPNPSPQRGEGLVSTPSAPSPRVSGERVGVRGGHDGHALPAFLHRFRTDFGDAGYLALAHLYRGDDARRLRALQRLADETGIPTIAINEVRHHAPARKTLFDVLTCVRHGCTIDNAGYRLEKNAERHLKPGSEMRRLFRGLEDAVARSAAFAARCTFSLDELKYEYPEEVVTPGETPLESLKKFTWAGAKWRYGPDLSPKIRQQLEHEFALIEEMDYARYFLTVRDIVREARRLGILHQGRGSAANSVVCYCLDITAVDPIQNDLLFERFISTARDEPPDIDVDFEHERREEIIQYIYEKYGRNRAGLTATIICYRSRGALRDVGRVMGLSEDVINRLSKTIWGWSMRALTDQQIRDAGLDPDDRRLRLTLDLAQELAGMPRHLSQHVGGFVISKGPLSSLVPIENAAMVDRTVIQWDKDDLDALKLLKVDVLALGMLTCIRKAFDLIAQQTGQQLELAGIPQDDTATYDMLCAADTVGVFQVESRAQMTMLPRLKPRNLYDLVIEVAIVRPGPIQGDMVHPYLRRREGKEPSDSPSEELKAILDKTKGVPLFQEQVMKIAIVAAGFSAGEADELRRAMATFKKTGTINSFRDKFIGGMLARNYQRDFAERCFRQIEGFGNYGFPESHAASFALLVSVSAWLKCHYPSIFAAALLNSQPMGFYAPAQIIHDADEHGVVIRSADINHSNWDYTIERVTDAKPHAPLRNRRDRLLKAAQTRYDKHLSLRLGLRQVDGLKKAEIDRLIAARGDGYRSVDDLWRRTGLTPATLVKLAEADCFRSLGLERRQALWAVKALDEAPLPLLAGLEPPPPQMAPLPEMPLSQHVIEDYRTQHFSLKKHPLSFLRPTLRRRGTVPCNYLGHLKNGERIFVAGLVLVRQQPGTASGVIFMTLEDETGIANLVVWPQLFAQYRPIVMGAGLVGCVGRIQIEGKAPEQVIHVVAQRLIDMTELLHNLKEGDGPHGGPHMGQTLAVPVARADEVTRPNGGDARQRAERPALVARSRDFH; this is encoded by the coding sequence ATGCGCGGCAGCAAGATCATCCCGCTCCCCATCGCGCCGCGCGAACCCCGCGCGGTGGCGGAGGATGCCGGCTATGTCGAGCTTTCAACCATGACCAATTACTGCTTCCTGGAAGCGGCCTCCCATGCCTGGGAGTTGGCGGTGTCGGCCAAGGCGCTCGGCATGAATGCGTTGGGCATTGCCGACCGCAATTCGCTGGCCGGCATCGTGCGCGCGCATGTCGCCTGCCGGAAATTCGACCTCCGCCTCGTGGTCGGCTGCCGCTTGAGCTTCCGCGATGCGCCGGACATCCTCGCTTATCCACTGGACCGCGCCGCCTATGGCCGGTTGTGCGAGCTCCTCACCCTGGGACGCCGGCGCGCACCCAAGGGCCAATGCCATCTCGACTACGCCGATTTCGTGGCGGCCAAGGAAGGTTTTCTGGCGATCGTGGTGCCGCCAGCAACCACCCCTCACCCCAACCCCTCTCCCCAGAGGGGCGAGGGGCTTGTGAGTACACCGTCAGCCCCCTCGCCCCGCGTCAGCGGGGAGAGGGTTGGGGTGAGGGGTGGTCATGACGGGCACGCTCTCCCTGCCTTCCTCCATCGCTTCCGCACTGATTTCGGCGATGCCGGCTATCTCGCCCTTGCCCATCTCTATCGCGGTGACGACGCACGGCGCTTGCGGGCATTGCAAAGACTGGCCGATGAAACGGGCATTCCCACCATTGCCATCAACGAGGTGCGCCACCACGCCCCGGCGCGCAAGACGCTGTTCGATGTGCTGACCTGTGTGCGCCATGGCTGCACCATCGACAATGCCGGCTACCGGCTGGAGAAGAATGCCGAGCGGCATCTGAAACCGGGCAGCGAAATGCGTCGCCTGTTCCGCGGCCTGGAAGATGCCGTGGCGCGGTCCGCCGCCTTCGCCGCGCGCTGCACCTTCTCGCTCGATGAGCTCAAATATGAATATCCCGAGGAGGTCGTGACACCCGGCGAAACACCGCTTGAAAGCCTGAAGAAGTTCACCTGGGCGGGTGCCAAATGGCGTTATGGGCCTGATCTCTCGCCCAAGATCCGCCAGCAGCTTGAGCATGAATTCGCCCTCATCGAGGAGATGGATTACGCGCGCTATTTCCTGACTGTGCGCGATATCGTGCGGGAGGCGCGCCGCCTGGGCATCCTGCACCAGGGCCGCGGCTCGGCGGCCAATTCGGTGGTATGCTATTGCCTCGACATCACCGCCGTCGATCCCATCCAGAACGATCTGCTGTTCGAACGCTTCATCAGCACCGCCCGCGACGAACCGCCGGACATCGACGTCGATTTCGAACATGAGAGGCGTGAGGAAATCATCCAGTACATCTATGAAAAATACGGCCGCAACCGGGCCGGCCTCACCGCCACCATCATCTGCTACCGCTCGCGTGGCGCCCTGCGCGATGTCGGCCGCGTCATGGGACTTTCCGAGGATGTCATCAACCGCCTTTCCAAGACCATCTGGGGCTGGTCGATGCGGGCGCTGACCGACCAGCAGATCCGCGATGCCGGCCTTGACCCCGATGACCGGCGCCTGCGCCTGACCCTTGATCTGGCACAGGAACTGGCCGGCATGCCGCGCCACCTGTCGCAGCATGTCGGTGGCTTCGTCATTTCCAAGGGACCGCTCTCCAGCCTGGTGCCGATCGAGAATGCAGCGATGGTGGACCGCACCGTCATCCAATGGGACAAGGACGACCTCGATGCGCTGAAGCTGCTCAAGGTCGATGTGCTGGCGCTGGGCATGCTGACCTGCATCCGCAAGGCATTCGACCTCATCGCGCAGCAGACCGGCCAGCAACTGGAACTGGCCGGCATCCCGCAGGACGATACGGCCACCTATGACATGCTGTGCGCGGCCGACACGGTGGGCGTGTTCCAGGTCGAGAGTCGCGCGCAGATGACCATGCTGCCGCGCCTGAAACCCCGCAATCTTTATGATCTCGTCATCGAAGTCGCCATCGTGCGCCCGGGGCCGATCCAGGGCGACATGGTCCACCCTTACCTGCGCCGGCGCGAAGGCAAGGAACCCAGCGACTCACCCAGCGAAGAATTGAAGGCGATCCTCGACAAGACCAAAGGCGTGCCCCTGTTTCAGGAACAGGTGATGAAGATCGCCATCGTCGCCGCCGGCTTCAGCGCCGGCGAGGCCGACGAACTGCGCCGCGCCATGGCGACCTTCAAGAAGACCGGCACGATCAACTCTTTCCGCGACAAGTTCATTGGCGGCATGCTGGCGCGCAACTACCAGCGGGATTTTGCCGAGCGTTGCTTTCGCCAGATCGAGGGCTTCGGCAATTATGGCTTTCCGGAAAGCCATGCTGCGAGCTTCGCCCTGCTGGTCTCGGTCTCCGCTTGGCTGAAATGCCATTATCCGTCGATCTTCGCCGCGGCATTGCTCAACAGCCAGCCCATGGGCTTCTATGCGCCGGCCCAGATCATCCATGACGCCGATGAACATGGTGTCGTCATCAGGTCCGCCGACATCAACCACAGCAATTGGGATTACACTATCGAGCGTGTGACCGACGCCAAGCCTCATGCGCCGTTACGCAACCGGCGCGACCGCCTGTTGAAAGCCGCGCAGACGCGCTATGACAAGCACCTCTCCCTCCGCCTGGGACTGCGGCAGGTCGACGGCCTGAAGAAAGCCGAGATCGACCGGCTGATCGCCGCCCGCGGCGATGGCTATCGCAGCGTCGATGATCTGTGGCGGCGAACCGGCCTCACGCCGGCCACCCTGGTGAAGCTGGCCGAGGCCGATTGCTTCCGCTCCCTCGGTTTGGAGCGGCGCCAGGCGCTGTGGGCTGTGAAGGCGCTGGACGAGGCGCCGCTGCCGCTGCTGGCCGGTCTTGAACCACCGCCGCCGCAAATGGCACCCCTGCCGGAAATGCCACTTTCGCAGCATGTCATCGAGGATTACCGGACCCAGCATTTCTCCTTGAAGAAGCATCCCCTTTCCTTCCTGCGCCCGACCCTGCGGCGGCGTGGAACCGTGCCTTGCAACTATCTGGGTCACCTGAAGAACGGAGAGCGCATCTTCGTCGCGGGGCTGGTCCTCGTCCGCCAGCAGCCGGGCACGGCCAGCGGTGTCATCTTCATGACCCTGGAGGATGAAACCGGCATCGCCAATCTGGTGGTCTGGCCGCAATTGTTCGCACAGTACCGGCCGATCGTCATGGGCGCCGGGCTGGTCGGCTGCGTCGGGCGCATCCAGATCGAGGGCAAGGCACCCGAGCAGGTCATCCATGTGGTGGCGCAGCGTCTCATCGACATGACCGAGCTGCTGCATAATCTGAAGGAAGGCGACGGTCCGCACGGCGGTCCACACATGGGCCAAACCCTCGCCGTTCCGGTGGCCAGGGCCGATGAAGTGACCCGGCCCAATGGTGGCGATGCCCGGCAACGCGCCGAAAGGCCCGCCCTCGTTGCCCGCAGCCGCGATTTTCACTGA
- the msrA gene encoding peptide-methionine (S)-S-oxide reductase MsrA, producing the protein MFSFARKTVEMPSPETALPGRATAMSLPNPHLITGHKLTPPYPAGLEVADFGMGCFWGAERKFWQVPGIYATAVGYQGGFTPNATYEEACSGRTGHTEAVRVVYDPTKVSYETLLKTFWESHNPTQGMRQGNDVGTQYRSAIYTHSTAQHDLALASRDAYQAALAKAGARDPITTEIAAAPPFYFAEDYHQQYLAKNPGGYCGLGGTGVSCPIGVGVDA; encoded by the coding sequence ATGTTCAGTTTCGCCCGCAAGACCGTCGAGATGCCCAGCCCGGAGACCGCCTTGCCCGGCCGCGCCACCGCGATGTCCTTGCCCAACCCGCATCTGATCACCGGCCATAAGCTGACCCCGCCCTACCCGGCCGGACTGGAAGTCGCTGATTTCGGCATGGGCTGCTTCTGGGGGGCGGAGCGCAAATTCTGGCAGGTACCGGGCATTTATGCGACCGCCGTCGGCTATCAGGGCGGCTTCACGCCCAACGCCACCTATGAAGAGGCCTGCAGCGGCCGTACCGGCCATACCGAGGCCGTCCGCGTCGTCTATGACCCCACCAAGGTGTCATATGAGACCCTGCTGAAGACCTTCTGGGAAAGCCACAACCCGACCCAGGGCATGCGCCAGGGCAATGATGTCGGCACACAATATCGCAGCGCCATCTATACCCATTCAACGGCACAGCATGATCTGGCACTGGCCAGCCGCGATGCCTATCAGGCGGCGCTGGCCAAGGCGGGTGCACGAGATCCGATCACCACGGAAATCGCCGCGGCACCACCCTTCTATTTCGCCGAAGACTATCACCAGCAATATCTGGCCAAGAACCCGGGCGGCTATTGTGGCCTCGGCGGCACGGGCGTCTCCTGCCCGATCGGTGTCGGCGTCGACGCCTAG